Genomic segment of Kibdelosporangium phytohabitans:
TGTCGCCGCGACCACGACCGCGTTGGTCAACATCATGGTCGTGAGCGCACAGATGAACATCACCGCCGCGCTCACGTGGCTCGCCGGAAGCACGTACGCGCGTGACATCAGCACGCTGGGCTGGTTGGTGTTGCCCGCTGTGGTCGCTGTGCTTCTGGTCATCGGGGCTCGCGCGGTGAACATGCTGGCGCTCGGTGAGGACCTGCCGCGCAGCCTGGGTCTGGCTGTCGGGCGGACGCGGATGCTTGTGCTCGGCGGCGGCGCGATCCTCGCGGCGGGCACGGCAGCCGCGGTCGGTACGGTCGGATTCGTCGGGCTTGTCGCGCCGCATCTGGCGCGGCGGATCGTCGGCACCAGCATCACGAGACTGGTGCCGATGGCGGCGGTGCTGGGCGCGGTGCTCGTGGTCGCGGCGGACGCCGCCGGCCGGTCGCTGCTCGCACCGACAGAGATTCCCGTCGGGGTGGTCACGGCGTTGATCGGTACGCCTTATCTGGTGTGGCTGTTGCGTGCCAAGTGACACATTCGGGTGACCTGACCGGCGGTACTGTACGGAGCTGTGCCGGATGTCGACTATTACGCCATTCTCGGCGTACCCAAGTCGGTTTCGGACGCCGAACTGAGATCGGCGTACCGGAAGCTGGTGCGGCGCGCGCATCCGGACAACGGCGGCCACGTCGACACATTCCAACGGATTCAACACGCTTATCGAAAAATCCGCGCGGCCCGCGCGGAGGTCAAACCCGCGACGCACCGCACGAAGACCGCGACCCGGCGCAGACCGGAACGCTGGGGGCGGATGATCTGCTGGTCCTGCGGGATGCGCACGGCACGCAGGCCGATGGTGGTCGTACTGACCAAGCTGGACGAACCCGACCAGCAGGTCGCCCTGCCCTACTGCGACTGGTGCTGGTCGCAACGGGTCAACGTGCGGGACCGGCGGCTGGTTTCCGCGCTGCAGACGGCCGGGGCGACGTCCCGGATCGGTTTCGCGTTGGTGGTACTGGCGTTGCTCGGCCTGCTCACCATGATCGGCTATCTGCGTTTCCTGTTCGCGCCGTCCGATCCCCTCGCACCGGTGCTGGTGATGTGGGTGCTGATCATCGCCGTGCTCGCCGCCGGGATGTGGCCGATCGGCAAACGGGCCGTGGAAATCCGGCGGGCCGCACGCGACTTCCACCAGCGGCTGGTCGACCACCCGCCGGTAAACGAGCTGCTCGAACTCGGCTATCGGTTCTAATGTGCACCGGGTGTCCCTAGCGCACCGCCTGATCGCCGGCCAGTTCCCGCAATGGGCCGGTCTTCCGGTCATCCCCATCACCCCTGGCGGAACCGACAACGACGTGGTCCGGCTCGGAGACGACATGGTCGTCCGGTTGCCCCGCGGCAAACCGGCCGCCGCACACATCCAGAAGGACCTGCGGTGGCTGGGCAAGCTGGCACCGCACCTGCCACTCGCCATCCCCGTCCCACTGGCGCACGGCTCTCCCAGCGACGAGTTCCCGTTGCCGTGGGCGGTCTACCGGTGGCTGCCCGGTCACACCGCCACGCCCGGCCGTCTCACCGAGCCGGTCGGTGCCGCCCGCGCGCTCGGCTCGTTCGTGGCGGCCTTGGAACGGATCGACGCCTCGTCCGGCCCCGCGCCCACGCGTGCCACCGGACGACGTGGACTCCCCCTCGCCATCCGGGACGCGGACACCCGTGCCGCGATCGGGAAACTCGGTGCGGTGCTGGACGTTCCCGCGGCCTTGGCCGTGTGGGACGAGGCGCTCGCCGCGCCCGGGTGGGACGCGCCAGGGGTGTGGCTGCACGGCGATCTGCATTCCGGCAACCTGCTCGCGGTGGACGGGCGGCTGTCCGCCGTGATCGATTTCGGGTTGCTGGCCGTCGGCGACCCGGCGGTGGACCTGATGGTCGCCTGGACGATGTTCGACGAGCACGCGCGCCCGGCGTTCCGCGCCGCGACCGGTCTCGACGAGGCGACGTGGGTCCGTGGCCGCGGTTGGGCGTTGTCGTTCGCGGTGCTCAACCTCGTGCACTACCTGGGCACCGAGTCACCGCTGGTGCCGTTGAGCCTGCACGCCCTGGTTCAGCTGGACGCGGCCAAGGCGCGCAGGTCGGCGGCGAACTGCGCCGAGTCGTGATCGCGGCCGCACCCTTCCACCAGGATCAGGTCGCCGACCAGGTGGTCGGCGCGCAGCGGCAGGATCTCCTGGTAAGCCGGTGACCGGTACCACTGCCTGGCCGCGTCCATGCTGGGGAACTCGATCAGCACGAGCGCGCCGGGCCAGACGCCCTCGAGCACGTCCACCGGGCTGCCGTGCACCAGGAACACGCCGCCGAAGGGGTCCATTGTGGCCTGGATGCGCTCCAGGTACTCGTAGACCTCGTCGTGCAGCGGGCCGGCCTGGCGCAGGTGGGCGATGCCGTAAGCAGTCATCGTGTTCTCCTTGCTCGAATCTGATGGGTTCATCTTGTTCGAGCAAGGGAACGGCGTCGATTACCTGCGACGTAAGGGCGGCTACTCGCCCCGCAGCTGCCTGCGGATCTCCTCCAGTTTGTCGCGGCCCGCCTGGTCGCGGTCAGCCATCTGCTGCTCGACCGTCTTGCCCTCCGGTGTGGCCTCGGCCAGCTCGTTCGCCCCGATCGACGTCGTGTACTTGCCCTCGATCTTGTCGCGCACGTAGTCGAAGGTGGGCACGCCGCCATCGGTGTAGTCGAACTGCGGCTGGGTCACCGGCGGCACCGGCGGCACCGGCTCCTCGACGATCTCGGCGTCGACGATCCTGGGGTCCGGCTCGGTCATCAGCTGCTCCGTTTCACTTGCTTCTTTCCACCCATTGTGCCCGCGGACAGGCACACTGTGCCGCGTGAACACTTCCGCGTGGGACGAGATCACCGCGGCGATCGCCTCGGCTCCCTATCCGGTGACGGTCGTACCAGCCGATCCGCGGCGTGCCGAGGACTGCCTCGGGCGCCTCGGCATCACGACGAACTCGTGGCTGGGCGCGGTGGTCAGGCACTCCGGTGGCCTGCTCGTCGACCACGGCTGGCTGCGCGTGCTCGGTTCGGGCACGCACCTGATGCCGGAGGCCGGCCGGGCCGCTGGTGGTGTGGCCGTCGGTCACGACGTGCTCGGCGGCCGGTTCGTGTGGATCCCCACCGGGAACGGTCCGACGGTCCACTACTACGCGCCGGACACGCTCGAGTGGGAGGACCTCGAGGTCGGGTACGCGGACTGGCTCGACAACATGCTGGCCGGGTCGCTCACCGCGTTCTACGCGGACCTGCGCTGGCCGGGCTGGGCCGACGAGGTCGCCGCGATCCAACCGGACAAGGGCATCCACACCTGGCCGCCGCCGTCGACCGTGGAGGGCAAGGACCTGGCCAAGGTGTCCAGGACAGTCGTCCCGATGACCGAGCTGATCGGCGTGCCCGAGTAGTCCTGGGGAACTTTCCGCCGACGTGGTCCGACTGGTTGTCCAGCACCCTGCGAACCGAGGACCACCATGACGACCGACGAACTGATCGCGCCGGGCACCACCGGCCCGGCCACACCCACCCGCCGTGGATCGTTACGCCCCTTGCTGCTCAGGCTGCATTTCTACCTGGGCGTGTTCGTCGGGCCGTTCATCTTCGTCGCCGCGTTCAGCGGGTTGCTGTACATCTTCACGCCCCAGCTCGAACGCGCGATCTACGCCCACGAGCTGACCGTGCCGGTAGGTCAGGCCAAGCAGCCGCTCAACGACCAGGTCCAGGCGGCGCAGCGGGCGTTGCCGGACGCGACCATGGTACGGGTGCGCCCCGGCGATGCCGACGAGGCCACCACCCAGGTGATCTTCAGCCGCTCCGACCTCGCGCCGAGCCATTGGCTGACGGCGTACGTCGACCCGTACACCAGCCAGGTCCGCGGCACGCTGGAGACCTACGGCTCCAGCCAGGCCGGGCCGGTCCGGACGTGGATCGACGAACTGCACCGCGGCCTGCACCTCGGTGATTTCGGGCGCTTGTACAGCGAGCTGGCGGCGAGCTGGTTGTGGGTGGTCGTGCTCGGCGGGCTCGTGCTGTGGTGGGGCCGCCGCAGACCCGCGAAGGGCAAGGGCCGCAGGAGACTCCTGTCATGGCACGCCACGACCGGCACATGGGTGGCGATTGTCCTGTTGTTCCTGTCAGCCACCGGGTTGACGTGGTCGCAGTACGCCGGTGACACGATCACAGACCTGCGTGCGGCACTGTCGTGGCAGACGCCCACGTTGCCGGCCGCATCGGGTCACGGCGGTCACGGCGCGCACAGCGAACACGCCGGACCAAGCGGTCCGGCCGTGGCGGCGACCGCCGACCAGGTGCGCAACATCGCCAGGCGTGCCGGTTTGGACGGACCGATCGAGATCGCCGTGCCGTCCGAGCCGGGCGCGGCCCACGTGGTCAAGCAGATCCGCACCGAGTGGCCGACCAAGGTGGACTCCGCGGCGATCGACGCGACGACCGGTCAGGTGCTGGCCACGTTGAGGTTCGACGACTACCCCCTCGGCGCGAAGCTCGCCCGATGGGGCATCGACGCGCACATGGGCGTGTTGTTCGGGTTGCCGAACCAGATCGTGCTCGCCGCGGTCTGCGTCGCCGTGCTCGCGCTGATCGTCTGGGGCTACCGGATGTGGTGGCACCGCAGGCCGACGAAGGGCGGGTTCGGTGTCGGCAGACCGTTCCCGCGCGGCGCGTGGCGCAGCGTGCCCACACCGGTCCTCATCGGACTGATCGCCGTGACGGCCGTACTTGCGTGGTACTTGCCGGTGCTTGGCGTGTCACTGATCGGTTTCCTGCTCGTGGACTCCGCCGTCGGATGGGCCAAAGGCGGACCTGCGGTACCGGCCAGGCGGTAGGCCGAACTGCCGTTTGAACGCTGCCGCGAAGGCGAATTCCGAGAGGTACCCGGCTTTGCCCGCGATCACGGCGAGCGGCAGCGAGGTCTCGCGCAGCAGTTGCGACGCGACGGTCATCCGCCACCACGTGAGGTACGTCAGGGGCGGCTGGCCGACAGCGGCGGTGAACCGGCGGGCGAACGGTGCGCGGGACAGTCCGGCCTCGGCGGCGAGCTTGGCCACGGTCCACGGCTGCGCGGGGTCCTCGTGCATGGCGTGCAAGGCGTCGGCGACAACCGGGTCACGCAGGGCGACCGCCCACCCGGTCGTGCATTCGTCCGTGTCGAACCAGGTGCGCAGGATGTACACGAGCAGGGATTCCAGCAGCGCGGGCACGAGCGCGGCCGATCCCAGGCCGGGGTCGGTGAGTTCGGCACTGAGCAGTTCCACGGCCAGGCGCAGGTCAATGCCCAGCCGTGCGGGCAGGTGGATGGTTTCGGGCAAGGTCAGCAGAAGTGGGTGCACCCGGGCGGGATCGAGTTCGTACGCACCGCACAGCGACACGGTCTGACTGCCGGTGGCTTGCGGCTCCCCGCCGGGTGGCCGGTCGGTCAACGTGTGGCCGGGGCTGCGCGGCAGCAGCACGACGTCACCCTCCCGCAGTTCGACGGCAGGGCGACCGGGCTGGACGAGCCAGCACGAACCCCGCAGCACCACGTGGAAACCAGCTGCGCCGGGCACTTCGCCGAACTCCTGCGACCACGGCGCGCGCCACTCGTGCTTGTGCGAACGCGGCTGACCGGTGCGCGTCACGGCGATCACGTCACTGAGGATGTCCACGACGAGACGGT
This window contains:
- a CDS encoding J domain-containing protein; protein product: MPDVDYYAILGVPKSVSDAELRSAYRKLVRRAHPDNGGHVDTFQRIQHAYRKIRAARAEVKPATHRTKTATRRRPERWGRMICWSCGMRTARRPMVVVLTKLDEPDQQVALPYCDWCWSQRVNVRDRRLVSALQTAGATSRIGFALVVLALLGLLTMIGYLRFLFAPSDPLAPVLVMWVLIIAVLAAGMWPIGKRAVEIRRAARDFHQRLVDHPPVNELLELGYRF
- a CDS encoding aminoglycoside phosphotransferase family protein; this encodes MSLAHRLIAGQFPQWAGLPVIPITPGGTDNDVVRLGDDMVVRLPRGKPAAAHIQKDLRWLGKLAPHLPLAIPVPLAHGSPSDEFPLPWAVYRWLPGHTATPGRLTEPVGAARALGSFVAALERIDASSGPAPTRATGRRGLPLAIRDADTRAAIGKLGAVLDVPAALAVWDEALAAPGWDAPGVWLHGDLHSGNLLAVDGRLSAVIDFGLLAVGDPAVDLMVAWTMFDEHARPAFRAATGLDEATWVRGRGWALSFAVLNLVHYLGTESPLVPLSLHALVQLDAAKARRSAANCAES
- a CDS encoding DUF1330 domain-containing protein gives rise to the protein MTAYGIAHLRQAGPLHDEVYEYLERIQATMDPFGGVFLVHGSPVDVLEGVWPGALVLIEFPSMDAARQWYRSPAYQEILPLRADHLVGDLILVEGCGRDHDSAQFAADLRALAASS
- a CDS encoding DUF2625 family protein; translation: MNTSAWDEITAAIASAPYPVTVVPADPRRAEDCLGRLGITTNSWLGAVVRHSGGLLVDHGWLRVLGSGTHLMPEAGRAAGGVAVGHDVLGGRFVWIPTGNGPTVHYYAPDTLEWEDLEVGYADWLDNMLAGSLTAFYADLRWPGWADEVAAIQPDKGIHTWPPPSTVEGKDLAKVSRTVVPMTELIGVPE
- a CDS encoding PepSY-associated TM helix domain-containing protein yields the protein MTTDELIAPGTTGPATPTRRGSLRPLLLRLHFYLGVFVGPFIFVAAFSGLLYIFTPQLERAIYAHELTVPVGQAKQPLNDQVQAAQRALPDATMVRVRPGDADEATTQVIFSRSDLAPSHWLTAYVDPYTSQVRGTLETYGSSQAGPVRTWIDELHRGLHLGDFGRLYSELAASWLWVVVLGGLVLWWGRRRPAKGKGRRRLLSWHATTGTWVAIVLLFLSATGLTWSQYAGDTITDLRAALSWQTPTLPAASGHGGHGAHSEHAGPSGPAVAATADQVRNIARRAGLDGPIEIAVPSEPGAAHVVKQIRTEWPTKVDSAAIDATTGQVLATLRFDDYPLGAKLARWGIDAHMGVLFGLPNQIVLAAVCVAVLALIVWGYRMWWHRRPTKGGFGVGRPFPRGAWRSVPTPVLIGLIAVTAVLAWYLPVLGVSLIGFLLVDSAVGWAKGGPAVPARR
- a CDS encoding AraC family transcriptional regulator, whose protein sequence is MDILSDVIAVTRTGQPRSHKHEWRAPWSQEFGEVPGAAGFHVVLRGSCWLVQPGRPAVELREGDVVLLPRSPGHTLTDRPPGGEPQATGSQTVSLCGAYELDPARVHPLLLTLPETIHLPARLGIDLRLAVELLSAELTDPGLGSAALVPALLESLLVYILRTWFDTDECTTGWAVALRDPVVADALHAMHEDPAQPWTVAKLAAEAGLSRAPFARRFTAAVGQPPLTYLTWWRMTVASQLLRETSLPLAVIAGKAGYLSEFAFAAAFKRQFGLPPGRYRRSAFGPSDGGVHEQETDQ